In one Nocardioides sp. NBC_00368 genomic region, the following are encoded:
- a CDS encoding DUF6642 family protein: MSMNGVFCLEGEWDADLRRRTSVLPVLDLLERLCAIKVIHRKVATTGEVEHYLNLWRQARYDDYPVLYLAAHGDRGWLSWSSRNDTSLDDLAEILGESAVGCYVHLGSCLTLFNEKEARAFVERTGVRALLGYRAEVEWVESAAFETLLLPTLAEYAPTRRTTNTLFNTVMGLQSDLARRLKFVMITADGTLRGQDWSRGKSSVADLVP, encoded by the coding sequence ATGTCGATGAATGGCGTCTTCTGCCTGGAAGGCGAGTGGGATGCAGACCTGCGCAGACGCACCAGTGTCCTGCCCGTCCTCGATCTCTTGGAACGGCTCTGCGCGATCAAGGTGATCCATCGAAAGGTCGCGACCACTGGTGAGGTCGAGCATTACCTCAACCTGTGGCGCCAGGCCCGATACGACGACTACCCAGTTCTATATCTCGCAGCTCATGGCGACAGAGGGTGGCTGAGTTGGTCGAGCCGCAACGACACCAGCCTCGACGATCTCGCGGAGATCCTCGGCGAGAGCGCCGTTGGGTGCTATGTCCACTTGGGTTCGTGTCTGACGCTGTTCAACGAGAAAGAGGCGCGTGCTTTCGTCGAGAGAACCGGTGTGCGCGCCCTGCTCGGCTACCGCGCCGAGGTCGAATGGGTCGAATCAGCAGCGTTCGAGACGCTTCTTCTGCCCACGCTTGCCGAGTACGCGCCTACCAGGCGAACAACCAATACCTTGTTCAACACCGTCATGGGTCTGCAGAGCGACCTCGCTCGGCGCCTCAAGTTCGTCATGATCACTGCCGACGGAACCCTGCGAGGCCAGGACTGGTCACGTGGCAAGAGCTCTGTAGCTGACCTGGTTCCATGA
- a CDS encoding GIY-YIG nuclease family protein, which produces MSTSSEWTTLLSATRFTTVTLSRSEIPRSPGVYAWFQDGECVYVGKASNLRRRIGKHLSTSLDLSRSTLRASIAVTTLGITRKHARSRPTVLTPEQVDVVTAWFAATEVNWLECKTRDEADALEGRLRKSWMPSLNRI; this is translated from the coding sequence ATGAGCACGAGCTCCGAATGGACAACGCTGCTATCCGCGACCCGCTTCACCACCGTCACGTTGTCGCGCAGTGAGATCCCGCGCTCACCGGGCGTGTACGCCTGGTTTCAGGACGGCGAGTGTGTCTACGTAGGCAAAGCCAGCAACCTGCGGAGGCGAATCGGCAAGCACCTCAGCACCTCCTTGGACCTGAGCCGAAGCACTCTTCGTGCGTCGATCGCGGTCACGACGCTGGGAATCACCCGCAAGCACGCCCGGAGCCGACCGACCGTCTTGACACCAGAGCAAGTCGATGTCGTGACCGCGTGGTTCGCAGCTACCGAGGTCAACTGGCTCGAGTGCAAGACGCGCGACGAGGCAGACGCCCTGGAAGGTCGACTTCGGAAGAGTTGGATGCCCAGTCTGAACCGGATCTGA